A window from Triticum aestivum cultivar Chinese Spring chromosome 6D, IWGSC CS RefSeq v2.1, whole genome shotgun sequence encodes these proteins:
- the LOC123145068 gene encoding uncharacterized protein isoform X2 yields MHLHAGEVHLQYFMPRQQQDATDLPDLAASTSSAASPAATMWEYHQAHAALQPSPSWSPYTGPSTAALLDGSTFAADSVAGAADMRLPVGEHVHGQAWSHDELSNDNTGYRENFLDLLASKNVTQEMFENVPAGRYAAAPAALAARFEAGSDVSPIKYEVAASPLFMGSGSNAPLEAQGMNMMSGMPSYADDHHHQRKEGINHHQQEHGNPMASFLQHISTRTSAAMHASLDFSGLGALDKICQDSRAMEAASPFSLRSLPDFGSLGGYKTPKESTLVPPYMRSADRPDRSRQEQEIVPARSSSSGSGPPAATDRKKRTSEERRESTVKKSKQEASTASPPKPVPKVKLGEKITALQQIVSPFGKTDTASVLFETIKYIKFLHEQVQLLSEPYTNASRNKGNCNNLLPWGDRAEASKGEGEHDLRERGLCLVPVSWTPEVYRDGNAMDYWTPAYRGCLYR; encoded by the exons ATGCATCTGCACGCAGGCGAGGTGCACCTCCAGTATTTCATGCCCCGCCAGCAGCAGGACGCAACCGACCTTCCGGACCTGGCAGCCAGCAcctcctccgcagcctcgccgGCCGCCACCATGTGGGAGTATCACCAGGCACATGCGGCCTTGCAGCCTTCCCCCTCCTGGAGCCCCTACACCGGGCCGTCCACGGCGGCTCTCCTCGACGGCTCGACCTTCGCTGCCGACTCGGTGGCAGGCGCGGCCGACATGAGGCTGCCGGTCGGCGAGCACGTCCACGGCCAGGCCTGGAGCCACGACGAACT AAGCAACGACAACACCGGCTACAGGGAGAACTTCCTGGACCTGCTCGCATCGAAGAACGTGACACAGGAGATGTTCGAGAACGTCCCGGCCGGCCGTTATGCTGCCGCACCAGCCGCCCTGGCGGCGCGGTTCGAGGCAGGCTCCGACGTTTCCCCGATCAAGTACGAGGTTGCCGCCTCGCCGTTGTTCATGGGGAGCGGTTCTAATGCTCCGCTGGAGGCCCAGGGGATGAACATGATGAGCGGCATGCCATCCTACGCCGACGACCACCACCATCAGAGGAAGGAAGGCATCAACCACCACCAGCAAGAACATGGGAACCCCATGGCCTCCTTTCTGCAGCACATAAGTACTCGCACTAGTGCCGCCATGCACGCTAGCCTGGATTTTTCAGGCTTGGGAGCACTTGACAAGATTTGCCAGGACAGCCGAGCAATGGAGGCTGCGAGCCCTTTTAGCTTGAGGAGTCTGCCGGATTTTGGCTCTCTCGGCGGCTACAAAACACCCAAGGAGTCGACGTTGGTGCCACCGTACATGAGATCCGCCGACAGGCCAGACAGAAGCAGACAAGAGCAAGAGATCGTGCCC GCTAGGAGTAGTAGCAGCGGCAGTGGACCGCCGGCGGCGACTGATCGTAAGAAGCGAACATCCGAGGAAAGGCGGGAAAGCACTGTCAAGAAGTCCAAGCAGGAGGCATCCACAGCATCACCTCCTAAG CCAGTTCCTAAAGTGAAGCTGGGGGAGAAGATCACAGCACTGCAGCAAATCGTTTCGCCGTTTGGGAAG ACAGACACAGCATCGGTGCTGTTTGAAACGATCAAGTATATCAAGTTTCTGCACGAGCAAGTACAG CTGCTGAGCGAGCCGTACACGAACGCGAGCAGGAACAAG GGTAACTGCAACAACCTTCTTCCATGGGGGGATCGTGCGGAGgcgagcaagggggagggggagcatGACCTGAGGGAGAGAGGGCTTTGCTTGgtccctgtctcgtggacccccgAGGTGTACCGGGACGGCAACGCCATGGACTACTGGACGCCGGCGTACAGGGGCTGCCTCTACCGGTGA
- the LOC123145068 gene encoding uncharacterized protein isoform X1 translates to MHLHAGEVHLQYFMPRQQQDATDLPDLAASTSSAASPAATMWEYHQAHAALQPSPSWSPYTGPSTAALLDGSTFAADSVAGAADMRLPVGEHVHGQAWSHDELSNDNTGYRENFLDLLASKNVTQEMFENVPAGRYAAAPAALAARFEAGSDVSPIKYEVAASPLFMGSGSNAPLEAQGMNMMSGMPSYADDHHHQRKEGINHHQQEHGNPMASFLQHISTRTSAAMHASLDFSGLGALDKICQDSRAMEAASPFSLRSLPDFGSLGGYKTPKESTLVPPYMRSADRPDRSRQEQEIVPARSSSSGSGPPAATDRKKRTSEERRESTVKKSKQEASTASPPKQPVPKVKLGEKITALQQIVSPFGKTDTASVLFETIKYIKFLHEQVQLLSEPYTNASRNKGNCNNLLPWGDRAEASKGEGEHDLRERGLCLVPVSWTPEVYRDGNAMDYWTPAYRGCLYR, encoded by the exons ATGCATCTGCACGCAGGCGAGGTGCACCTCCAGTATTTCATGCCCCGCCAGCAGCAGGACGCAACCGACCTTCCGGACCTGGCAGCCAGCAcctcctccgcagcctcgccgGCCGCCACCATGTGGGAGTATCACCAGGCACATGCGGCCTTGCAGCCTTCCCCCTCCTGGAGCCCCTACACCGGGCCGTCCACGGCGGCTCTCCTCGACGGCTCGACCTTCGCTGCCGACTCGGTGGCAGGCGCGGCCGACATGAGGCTGCCGGTCGGCGAGCACGTCCACGGCCAGGCCTGGAGCCACGACGAACT AAGCAACGACAACACCGGCTACAGGGAGAACTTCCTGGACCTGCTCGCATCGAAGAACGTGACACAGGAGATGTTCGAGAACGTCCCGGCCGGCCGTTATGCTGCCGCACCAGCCGCCCTGGCGGCGCGGTTCGAGGCAGGCTCCGACGTTTCCCCGATCAAGTACGAGGTTGCCGCCTCGCCGTTGTTCATGGGGAGCGGTTCTAATGCTCCGCTGGAGGCCCAGGGGATGAACATGATGAGCGGCATGCCATCCTACGCCGACGACCACCACCATCAGAGGAAGGAAGGCATCAACCACCACCAGCAAGAACATGGGAACCCCATGGCCTCCTTTCTGCAGCACATAAGTACTCGCACTAGTGCCGCCATGCACGCTAGCCTGGATTTTTCAGGCTTGGGAGCACTTGACAAGATTTGCCAGGACAGCCGAGCAATGGAGGCTGCGAGCCCTTTTAGCTTGAGGAGTCTGCCGGATTTTGGCTCTCTCGGCGGCTACAAAACACCCAAGGAGTCGACGTTGGTGCCACCGTACATGAGATCCGCCGACAGGCCAGACAGAAGCAGACAAGAGCAAGAGATCGTGCCC GCTAGGAGTAGTAGCAGCGGCAGTGGACCGCCGGCGGCGACTGATCGTAAGAAGCGAACATCCGAGGAAAGGCGGGAAAGCACTGTCAAGAAGTCCAAGCAGGAGGCATCCACAGCATCACCTCCTAAG CAGCCAGTTCCTAAAGTGAAGCTGGGGGAGAAGATCACAGCACTGCAGCAAATCGTTTCGCCGTTTGGGAAG ACAGACACAGCATCGGTGCTGTTTGAAACGATCAAGTATATCAAGTTTCTGCACGAGCAAGTACAG CTGCTGAGCGAGCCGTACACGAACGCGAGCAGGAACAAG GGTAACTGCAACAACCTTCTTCCATGGGGGGATCGTGCGGAGgcgagcaagggggagggggagcatGACCTGAGGGAGAGAGGGCTTTGCTTGgtccctgtctcgtggacccccgAGGTGTACCGGGACGGCAACGCCATGGACTACTGGACGCCGGCGTACAGGGGCTGCCTCTACCGGTGA